In one window of Frigoriglobus tundricola DNA:
- the dnaJ gene encoding molecular chaperone DnaJ has protein sequence MAEKRDYYEVLGVVRTATEVEITKAYRQLAKQYHPDRNIGDDEAKVRYAEVDEAYAVLNDAGRRARYDRYGHAGVEAMDGAGSEAADFFGGLGGFLGDLLGGMAGGRRARGPRRGGEGLAAALEIDLLEAATGVSKTFTVTTEQICRTCGGTGAKAGSQPAPCRRCRGQRVEVVNTGFGSAHIQCRGCGGRGTVISDPCPACRGAGREQVPEQVTANIPPGVDDDTILTYPGRGHAGDPGAPRGDLEFHLRVRRHKIFERDGHHLRCDCRVSFARAALGGPMLLVTLTGDTVTFEVPRGCQTHTVVRVPGYGMPARPDSRRTSDAKGDLLVRVIVETPTKLTSEQEELFRKLAELENNQSSGTSKGLFGKLKDLVTGETTPKDEKK, from the coding sequence ATGGCCGAAAAGCGCGACTACTACGAAGTCCTCGGTGTGGTCCGGACCGCCACCGAGGTGGAGATCACCAAGGCGTACCGCCAGCTCGCCAAGCAGTACCACCCCGACCGCAACATCGGTGACGACGAGGCCAAGGTCCGGTACGCCGAAGTGGACGAGGCGTACGCGGTGCTGAACGACGCGGGCAGGCGCGCCCGGTACGACCGGTACGGGCACGCCGGGGTCGAGGCGATGGACGGGGCCGGGTCGGAGGCGGCCGACTTCTTCGGCGGTCTGGGCGGGTTCCTCGGCGACCTGCTCGGCGGCATGGCCGGCGGCCGGCGGGCCCGCGGCCCGCGGCGCGGCGGCGAGGGGCTCGCCGCCGCCCTCGAGATCGATCTGCTCGAGGCCGCGACCGGGGTGAGCAAGACGTTCACCGTGACGACGGAGCAGATCTGCCGGACGTGCGGCGGCACCGGCGCGAAGGCGGGCTCGCAGCCCGCCCCGTGCCGCCGGTGCCGCGGCCAGCGGGTCGAGGTGGTGAACACCGGCTTCGGGTCCGCGCACATCCAGTGCCGCGGGTGCGGCGGGCGCGGGACGGTCATCTCCGACCCGTGCCCGGCGTGCCGCGGCGCCGGCCGCGAACAGGTGCCCGAGCAGGTGACGGCGAACATCCCGCCCGGCGTGGACGACGACACCATCCTGACCTACCCCGGGCGGGGCCACGCCGGCGACCCCGGCGCCCCCCGCGGCGACCTGGAGTTCCACCTCCGCGTCCGGAGGCACAAGATATTCGAGCGCGACGGGCACCACCTGCGGTGCGACTGCCGCGTTTCGTTCGCCCGCGCCGCCCTCGGCGGGCCGATGCTCCTCGTCACACTGACTGGTGACACGGTGACGTTCGAGGTGCCCCGCGGCTGCCAGACGCACACGGTCGTCCGCGTGCCCGGGTACGGGATGCCGGCCCGCCCGGACAGCCGCCGGACGAGCGACGCGAAGGGCGACCTGCTCGTTCGGGTCATCGTCGAAACGCCGACCAAGCTGACCTCGGAACAGGAGGAGCTGTTCCGCAAACTGGCCGAACTGGAGAACAACCAGTCGAGCGGGACGTCGAAGGGACTTTTCGGCAAATTGAAGGATCTTGTGACCGGCGAGACCACTCCAAAAGACGAGAAGAAGTAA
- the groL gene encoding chaperonin GroEL (60 kDa chaperone family; promotes refolding of misfolded polypeptides especially under stressful conditions; forms two stacked rings of heptamers to form a barrel-shaped 14mer; ends can be capped by GroES; misfolded proteins enter the barrel where they are refolded when GroES binds): protein MAKQLLYTDDARKKLLTGAEKLARAVGSTLGPTGRNVIIDKSFGGPTVTKDGVTVSKEIDLPDPFENMGAKLVNAVAQKTSDAAGDGTTTATVLALAIYQEGLRNITAGANPMAVKRGIDKAVAAAVKHLEDNLARTIRAIDKGGREDLENIASISANNDPKIGKLMADAFAKIGRDGVITVEEGKTSETALEFVEGMQFDKGYISPYFVVNTPELKWEQNDVSVLLFEKKLSNVREMLPLLDRVAQARKPLLIIAEDVESEALAVLVVNRLRGLLEVCAVKAPGFGDRRKAMMEDIAVLTGGTFVSEDRGINLDSMDEVSPAEQQRGARPEPKVFKLLGHADQVVVDKENCTVIVEPNKDRKAALDARVKTIRTQMDQTESEYDKEKFSERLAKLVGGVAVIKVGASTEAEMKQTKGRVEDALHATRAAVAEGIVPGGGVALLRCVPTVEALGEKLKGDERIGAEIVARALLKPIRTIAENGGVDGAVVADEVTTRGEKDPNIGFNANTGKYEDMFKAGVLDPLRVTRSALTNAASIAGLMLTTEVMVTRIDEDDKKSKVTGAIA from the coding sequence ATGGCGAAGCAACTGCTCTACACCGACGACGCCCGGAAGAAGCTGCTGACCGGGGCGGAGAAGCTGGCCCGCGCGGTCGGCTCCACGCTCGGGCCGACCGGCCGCAACGTCATCATCGACAAGTCGTTCGGCGGGCCGACCGTCACCAAGGACGGCGTCACGGTCTCCAAGGAGATCGACCTGCCCGACCCATTCGAGAACATGGGCGCGAAGCTCGTGAACGCGGTCGCCCAGAAGACCAGCGACGCGGCCGGCGACGGCACCACCACCGCGACCGTGCTCGCCCTGGCGATCTACCAGGAGGGGCTGCGGAACATCACCGCCGGGGCCAACCCGATGGCCGTCAAGCGCGGCATCGATAAGGCCGTTGCCGCCGCGGTCAAGCACCTCGAGGACAACCTCGCCCGGACCATCCGGGCCATCGACAAGGGCGGGCGCGAGGACCTGGAAAACATCGCCAGCATCTCGGCCAACAACGACCCGAAGATCGGCAAGCTGATGGCCGACGCGTTCGCCAAGATCGGCCGCGACGGCGTCATCACGGTCGAGGAGGGCAAGACCTCCGAGACCGCGCTGGAGTTCGTCGAGGGCATGCAGTTCGACAAGGGCTACATCTCGCCGTACTTCGTCGTCAACACGCCCGAGCTGAAGTGGGAGCAGAACGACGTTTCGGTCCTGCTGTTCGAAAAGAAGCTGTCCAACGTCCGCGAGATGCTGCCGCTCTTGGACCGCGTGGCCCAGGCCCGCAAGCCGCTGCTCATCATCGCCGAGGACGTGGAGAGCGAGGCGCTGGCGGTGCTGGTCGTGAACCGGCTCCGCGGGCTGCTCGAGGTGTGCGCGGTGAAGGCCCCCGGCTTCGGCGACCGCCGCAAGGCCATGATGGAAGACATCGCGGTGCTGACCGGCGGCACGTTCGTCAGCGAGGACCGGGGCATCAACCTGGACAGCATGGACGAGGTCAGCCCGGCCGAGCAGCAGCGCGGCGCCCGGCCCGAGCCGAAGGTGTTCAAGCTCCTCGGCCACGCCGATCAGGTGGTGGTCGATAAGGAGAACTGCACCGTCATCGTCGAGCCGAACAAGGACCGGAAGGCGGCCCTGGACGCCCGGGTGAAGACCATCCGCACGCAGATGGACCAGACCGAGAGCGAGTACGACAAGGAGAAGTTCTCCGAGCGGCTCGCGAAGCTCGTCGGCGGGGTCGCGGTCATCAAGGTCGGGGCCTCGACCGAGGCCGAGATGAAGCAGACCAAGGGCCGGGTCGAGGACGCGCTGCACGCGACCCGCGCGGCGGTGGCCGAGGGCATCGTCCCCGGCGGCGGCGTGGCCCTCCTGCGCTGCGTCCCGACCGTCGAAGCGCTCGGCGAGAAGCTGAAGGGCGACGAGCGGATCGGGGCGGAGATCGTGGCCCGCGCGCTGCTCAAGCCGATCCGCACCATCGCCGAGAACGGCGGGGTGGACGGCGCGGTGGTGGCCGACGAGGTGACCACCCGCGGCGAGAAGGACCCGAACATCGGGTTCAACGCGAACACCGGCAAGTACGAGGACATGTTCAAGGCCGGCGTCCTCGACCCGCTCCGCGTCACCCGCAGCGCCCTGACCAACGCCGCCAGCATCGCCGGCCTGATGCTGACCACCGAGGTCATGGTCACCCGGATCGACGAGGACGACAAGAAGTCCAAGGTCACCGGGGCGATCGCGTAA
- the groES gene encoding co-chaperone GroES, which yields MAKADKQLTLKPLDDRVVLQPLEAEEKTSGGILLPDTAKQKPQQGTVVAVGPGKLNDKGTRLALAVKVGDTVLFGKYSGSDVEVNGKEYKIVRESEILGKVTK from the coding sequence ATGGCGAAAGCTGACAAGCAACTGACCCTGAAGCCGCTGGACGACCGCGTCGTTCTGCAACCGCTCGAAGCGGAAGAGAAGACGTCGGGCGGCATCCTGCTGCCGGACACCGCCAAGCAGAAGCCCCAGCAGGGCACGGTGGTCGCCGTCGGCCCCGGCAAGCTGAACGACAAGGGCACCCGCCTGGCGCTGGCCGTGAAGGTCGGCGACACGGTCCTGTTCGGCAAGTACAGCGGCTCGGACGTCGAAGTGAACGGCAAGGAATACAAGATCGTTCGCGAGAGCGAGATCCTCGGCAAAGTCACGAAGTAA
- a CDS encoding nucleotide exchange factor GrpE, with protein sequence MPDETPHDAAEAASELAAVRAKLEATESELNNYKLKLADFDNARKRMLRDAEVERRYAAEPLARDLLAALDNLDRALDAAKRAGDTGPLAAGVSATASQFLDVFKRYGIVRIECVPGTALDTNLHEAVMQQPGTEFAPGQVVQVLQNGFLFHDRVLRPASVIVASA encoded by the coding sequence ATGCCTGACGAAACGCCGCACGACGCTGCCGAAGCCGCAAGCGAGCTGGCCGCGGTCCGCGCGAAGCTGGAAGCGACCGAGTCCGAGCTGAACAACTACAAGTTGAAGCTCGCGGACTTCGACAACGCCCGCAAGCGGATGCTGCGCGACGCCGAGGTCGAGCGGCGGTACGCGGCCGAGCCGCTGGCCCGCGACCTGCTCGCGGCGCTGGACAACCTGGACCGCGCGCTGGACGCCGCGAAGCGCGCCGGCGACACCGGCCCGCTGGCGGCCGGCGTGTCCGCCACCGCGTCCCAGTTCCTCGACGTGTTCAAGCGGTACGGCATCGTCCGCATCGAGTGCGTGCCGGGGACCGCCCTCGACACGAACTTGCACGAGGCGGTGATGCAGCAGCCGGGCACGGAGTTCGCACCGGGCCAGGTGGTGCAGGTGCTGCAAAACGGCTTCCTGTTCCACGACCGCGTCCTGCGCCCGGCCTCGGTCATCGTGGCCAGCGCCTGA